Proteins found in one Heliomicrobium undosum genomic segment:
- a CDS encoding ABC transporter ATP-binding protein produces the protein MKAIIEAKNLVKRYGDFTAVNGVSFCIREGECFGFLGPNGAGKSTTMRMLYGLSRVDAGELILMGEKVTLTPPSLKAHLGIVPQEDNLDPDLTVRENLLVHASFYGISATQAAARTEELLNFMALEEKADADVESLSGGLKRRLVIARALVNDPKIVVLDEPTTGLDPAARHLVWQKLRQLKERGITLLLTTHYMEEASQLCDRLVIISEGRILAEGAPDWLVQTFIPPEVIQVNIPASALPEGLAAEAERLGAHPVIHSEMTFLFTDEGDRLWEQIPALGLNPRRCIHRPSNLEDVYLTLTGGSLGHDD, from the coding sequence ATGAAAGCGATCATCGAAGCGAAAAACCTGGTCAAACGCTACGGCGATTTTACCGCTGTCAACGGCGTCTCTTTCTGCATCCGCGAAGGAGAGTGTTTCGGCTTTCTCGGTCCCAACGGCGCCGGGAAAAGCACGACGATGAGGATGCTCTACGGCCTTTCCCGCGTCGATGCGGGGGAACTCATCCTGATGGGCGAGAAGGTGACGCTGACGCCGCCGTCCTTGAAGGCCCACCTCGGGATCGTCCCCCAGGAGGACAACCTTGACCCTGATCTGACGGTCCGGGAGAATCTGCTCGTTCACGCCTCCTTTTACGGGATCTCCGCTACGCAGGCGGCGGCTAGGACGGAGGAACTGCTAAACTTCATGGCCCTTGAGGAAAAGGCTGACGCCGATGTGGAGAGCCTCTCGGGCGGGCTCAAGCGCCGCCTGGTCATTGCCCGCGCCCTCGTCAACGACCCTAAGATCGTCGTCCTTGATGAGCCGACAACCGGCCTCGACCCGGCGGCGCGCCATCTGGTCTGGCAGAAGTTGCGCCAACTGAAGGAACGCGGCATCACATTGCTCCTGACGACCCACTACATGGAGGAGGCGAGCCAACTCTGCGATCGGCTGGTGATCATCAGCGAAGGGCGCATCCTCGCTGAAGGGGCGCCGGACTGGCTGGTGCAGACCTTTATCCCCCCTGAGGTGATTCAGGTCAATATCCCGGCGAGCGCTTTGCCGGAGGGTCTGGCCGCCGAGGCGGAGCGGCTGGGGGCTCATCCTGTCATCCACAGCGAGATGACCTTCTTATTTACCGACGAGGGGGACCGGCTGTGGGAGCAAATCCCGGCGCTGGGGCTCAACCCGCGCCGATGCATCCACCGTCCGAGCAACCTGGAAGACGTTTACCTCACCTTGACCGGAGGGAGCCTGGGCCATGACGATTAA
- a CDS encoding O-antigen ligase family protein, with translation MTRFSSRRMGLEDIKYSMLLFMFSVYPFLANPAIQDYFEMRFFHLAVFSALALYVLFKEQVKIRHPLLIPLAAFLGFSLIATLLAADPKVAWTGSYRCTGYMTYVFCAVLFVLAYQTGRREKLLNGMFLAGVIVSTLAVLQFYGINLVPDSDLDGLVYSTMGNPNWLGAYLVLILPAAVIVSIRSSGWRSPAAAATLYAGLLVSNTRGAWIAFLVVFSWILVRHFHDPFQRKRIYIIMMIFLAITALLAFSKDGVLLSRAYSMKAEINDAVTLSNQAGSFRMLIWKEVLKLIPQHWAFGLGPDHLMYANIRMPNGMVQTKSHNFILEILITTGVFSLIAYLRFLGYFLMNWQSGEGFIYFAMILGYVLQGLFLHDVIMVVPLFWIILGFAASHLHSRPL, from the coding sequence ATGACACGCTTTTCTTCTAGGCGGATGGGATTAGAAGACATCAAATACAGCATGCTGTTGTTCATGTTCTCTGTCTATCCTTTTCTGGCGAATCCAGCCATTCAGGATTACTTTGAGATGCGCTTTTTCCATTTGGCCGTCTTTTCCGCACTGGCCCTGTATGTTCTTTTCAAGGAACAAGTCAAGATACGCCATCCCTTGTTGATCCCGCTGGCCGCTTTTTTGGGGTTTTCCCTGATCGCCACGTTGCTGGCAGCGGACCCAAAAGTGGCGTGGACGGGGAGCTACCGGTGCACGGGCTACATGACCTATGTCTTTTGCGCCGTTTTGTTTGTCTTGGCTTATCAAACAGGCAGAAGGGAAAAACTGCTCAACGGGATGTTCTTGGCGGGAGTCATCGTGTCCACTCTGGCGGTCCTGCAGTTTTACGGGATCAATCTCGTTCCCGACAGCGATCTGGACGGGCTAGTCTACAGCACGATGGGGAATCCAAACTGGCTTGGCGCCTATCTCGTACTGATTCTTCCCGCCGCAGTGATTGTTTCGATCCGTTCTTCCGGGTGGCGAAGCCCGGCTGCTGCAGCAACGCTGTATGCCGGTCTGTTGGTCAGCAATACGCGGGGCGCATGGATCGCCTTTCTCGTCGTATTTAGTTGGATCCTTGTTCGTCATTTCCACGACCCATTCCAGCGGAAACGCATCTATATAATCATGATGATTTTCCTGGCCATCACCGCCTTATTGGCGTTCTCAAAGGACGGCGTTCTGCTCAGCAGGGCCTATAGCATGAAAGCAGAGATCAACGATGCCGTAACGCTTTCCAATCAAGCCGGTTCTTTTCGGATGTTGATATGGAAAGAGGTTTTAAAACTGATTCCTCAGCATTGGGCCTTTGGCCTGGGGCCGGACCACCTCATGTACGCGAACATCCGTATGCCAAATGGGATGGTCCAGACAAAATCCCATAATTTCATTCTGGAAATCCTGATCACGACCGGAGTCTTTTCACTCATTGCGTATCTCCGTTTTTTAGGCTATTTTCTGATGAATTGGCAGTCGGGTGAGGGATTTATCTATTTCGCGATGATCCTGGGATATGTGCTTCAGGGGCTCTTTTTACACGATGTGATCATGGTCGTGCCCCTATTCTGGATCATCCTTGGCTTTGCGGCCAGCCATTTGCATTCGCGCCCCCTTTGA
- a CDS encoding methyl-accepting chemotaxis protein, whose protein sequence is MRIKNKLIASFVVLTVFCAGVLGVLAGMKADEALTRAAAKDSEHITESIQSMVGIRQAALEEQLRFNMKEAQTELADFGEVRLEVGEPTQVGKYNLPALYAGNQRLTLDTAYVDKLQETIGGTATVFLLHDNELVRVSTNVLDKEGKRSVGTSIKSDSPVYQSILRKQPFQGRAFVVTGWYITGYTPLTDKQGKVLGALYVGVKEQDPILEKAVADIKVGQNGYAFVMDTAGDFIIHPTLKGKNGNDLPFIQQIIKEKNGKMEYDYEGKKKLSIFRYFEPWDWYIVASVNVDDLRAEAARLITTLIIAGLVIAGIAVAVSLTLANSLVKPIYRLKEFMETASRGDLTVRSDIDGTDEIGDLSRSFNTMIAANREVIVGLRSAVDQMTLSTEQVAQAAESANKGMAEVSAGVEGVARDAIHNADALKEAGKGSDEVAKTAQHVAESATSASHDSAIVSDQAAEVLKTMDLVAGTVVNLDTSRKEIAAVVGQLVEATEGIAGFVNIITGIAEQTNLLALNAAIESARAGEHGRGFAVVAEEVRKLAEQSGKSAQEIVNVIADMQAKTRDAVAMSDRTEEQIVATSGQVQAMMAKVQSIVDAVGRVNGQIQEIAAAAQEQSALSEEMTATIGDLSGSTQTSAALAQQMATGVQLQASTLEEIGATMEELDKMAADLLEKIKRFNV, encoded by the coding sequence ATGCGGATTAAAAACAAGTTGATCGCCAGTTTCGTCGTCCTGACGGTTTTTTGCGCCGGTGTTCTCGGCGTCCTGGCCGGGATGAAAGCCGATGAGGCCCTTACACGGGCAGCCGCTAAAGACAGCGAACACATCACCGAATCGATCCAGAGCATGGTGGGGATCCGCCAGGCTGCGCTGGAAGAACAACTAAGGTTTAACATGAAAGAGGCCCAAACGGAATTGGCTGACTTTGGCGAAGTCCGCCTAGAGGTCGGTGAGCCCACGCAGGTGGGCAAGTACAACTTGCCGGCCCTGTATGCCGGCAATCAGCGGTTGACCCTGGATACGGCGTATGTGGACAAGCTCCAGGAAACGATCGGCGGGACGGCGACGGTCTTTTTGCTGCATGACAATGAACTGGTGCGGGTCAGCACGAACGTCCTCGACAAAGAGGGGAAGCGTTCCGTCGGGACCTCGATCAAGAGCGATTCGCCTGTGTACCAGTCGATCCTGCGCAAACAGCCCTTTCAGGGCCGCGCCTTTGTGGTCACAGGCTGGTACATCACAGGATATACCCCTTTGACGGACAAGCAGGGTAAAGTCTTGGGCGCCCTTTACGTGGGCGTCAAGGAACAGGATCCGATCCTGGAAAAAGCCGTCGCTGACATCAAAGTCGGCCAGAACGGCTATGCCTTTGTCATGGATACGGCAGGGGACTTTATCATTCATCCCACCTTGAAAGGCAAGAACGGCAACGACCTGCCCTTCATCCAGCAGATAATCAAAGAGAAGAACGGCAAGATGGAATACGATTATGAAGGAAAAAAGAAACTGTCCATCTTCCGTTACTTTGAGCCCTGGGACTGGTACATCGTTGCCAGCGTCAATGTGGATGACCTGCGCGCCGAAGCGGCCCGCTTGATTACGACGCTGATCATCGCAGGGCTGGTGATCGCCGGAATCGCGGTGGCTGTCTCGCTGACACTGGCCAACTCCCTCGTCAAACCCATTTACCGGCTGAAGGAATTCATGGAGACGGCCAGCCGGGGGGACTTGACGGTTCGTTCGGACATCGATGGAACTGATGAGATCGGTGACCTTTCCCGGAGTTTCAACACCATGATCGCCGCCAACCGGGAGGTCATCGTGGGTCTTCGCAGCGCCGTGGATCAGATGACATTGTCGACGGAACAGGTGGCCCAGGCAGCGGAAAGCGCCAACAAAGGGATGGCCGAGGTTTCCGCCGGCGTCGAAGGGGTGGCCCGTGACGCCATTCATAACGCGGACGCCCTGAAAGAGGCAGGCAAGGGCTCCGACGAGGTGGCAAAAACGGCCCAACATGTGGCCGAATCGGCCACATCGGCCTCCCATGACAGCGCCATCGTCAGTGATCAGGCGGCAGAGGTCTTGAAAACGATGGACCTCGTCGCCGGAACAGTGGTAAATCTGGATACCAGCCGTAAGGAAATCGCAGCAGTCGTCGGCCAACTGGTTGAAGCGACAGAAGGCATCGCCGGATTTGTCAACATCATCACCGGTATCGCCGAGCAGACGAACCTGCTGGCCCTGAACGCCGCGATTGAGTCGGCCCGGGCAGGCGAACATGGCCGAGGCTTCGCTGTTGTCGCCGAAGAGGTGCGCAAACTGGCCGAGCAGTCGGGGAAATCCGCCCAGGAGATTGTCAATGTGATCGCCGATATGCAGGCGAAGACCCGGGACGCTGTGGCGATGAGCGACAGAACGGAGGAACAGATCGTCGCTACGTCCGGCCAGGTCCAGGCCATGATGGCAAAGGTCCAATCGATTGTCGACGCTGTCGGCCGCGTGAACGGCCAAATCCAGGAGATCGCCGCCGCCGCCCAAGAACAGTCGGCGCTGAGCGAGGAGATGACGGCGACCATCGGTGACTTGTCCGGTTCGACGCAGACCTCGGCGGCTTTGGCCCAGCAGATGGCGACGGGGGTGCAACTCCAGGCGAGCACCTTGGAGGAAATCGGGGCGACCATGGAGGAACTGGACAAGATGGCTGCGGACTTGCTGGAAAAGATCAAGCGGTTTAACGTATAA
- the kamA gene encoding lysine 2,3-aminomutase encodes MTAISKQFWPEATTEQWNDWRWQMANRIDSLDPLQARMELAPETALAVERCLKHFRMAITPYYFSLINLEDPNCPIGQQAIPSLHELSLSTADLEDPLHEEGDSPVPGLTHRYPDRVLLLVTDQCAMYCRHCTRRRFAGAQDRARSKKDLMLALHYIRSHPEVRDVLLSGGDALCISDEMLEFLLSSLRQIPHVEIIRIGTRTPVVMPQRITPELVSILRKHHPVWLNTHFNHPREITAESERAIAMLADAGVPLGNQSVLLKGVNDCPITIKQLAQKLVRMRVRPYYLYQCDLSRGIEHFRTPVSKGIHIIEMLRGHTSGLAIPTFVVDAPGGGGKIPLQPNYLISQSEDHVVLRNYEGVITVYQEPQDKQSSCERCGEQHCHSKHASRAGLAKLFRGEKVSLVPQDNFREKRRLNRLKAGEATAGDRPVERVVKH; translated from the coding sequence ATGACTGCGATAAGCAAACAATTCTGGCCCGAGGCCACGACTGAGCAATGGAATGACTGGCGCTGGCAGATGGCCAACCGCATCGACTCACTGGACCCACTGCAAGCCCGCATGGAACTTGCCCCGGAAACGGCGCTGGCCGTGGAACGCTGCCTGAAACACTTCCGTATGGCCATCACGCCCTACTACTTTTCTCTGATCAACCTGGAGGACCCCAACTGCCCCATCGGCCAACAAGCAATCCCCTCGCTCCATGAACTCTCCCTATCGACAGCCGATCTCGAAGACCCGCTCCACGAAGAGGGCGACTCCCCTGTTCCCGGCCTGACCCACCGCTACCCGGACCGAGTCCTGCTGCTTGTCACAGACCAGTGCGCCATGTACTGCCGTCACTGCACCCGCCGTCGCTTCGCCGGCGCTCAGGACCGGGCGCGCAGCAAAAAAGACCTCATGCTGGCGCTCCACTACATCCGCTCCCATCCCGAGGTCCGCGACGTGCTCCTGTCCGGAGGCGACGCCCTCTGCATCAGCGACGAGATGCTCGAATTCCTGCTCTCCTCCCTCCGGCAAATCCCACATGTGGAGATCATCCGCATCGGCACGAGGACGCCGGTGGTCATGCCCCAGCGGATCACGCCGGAACTGGTCAGCATCCTCCGCAAGCACCACCCCGTCTGGCTGAACACTCATTTCAACCACCCCCGGGAGATCACCGCGGAATCGGAGCGGGCCATCGCCATGCTCGCCGACGCTGGGGTGCCCCTGGGCAACCAGTCGGTGCTGCTCAAAGGCGTCAACGACTGCCCCATCACGATCAAACAACTCGCCCAGAAGCTCGTCCGCATGCGTGTCCGTCCCTACTACCTATACCAGTGCGATCTCTCCCGCGGCATCGAACATTTTCGCACCCCTGTCAGCAAGGGGATCCATATCATCGAGATGCTCCGCGGCCACACCTCCGGTTTGGCCATCCCCACCTTTGTTGTCGACGCGCCGGGCGGCGGCGGCAAGATCCCCCTTCAGCCGAATTACCTGATCTCGCAGTCGGAAGACCATGTGGTGTTGCGCAATTACGAGGGTGTCATCACCGTCTATCAGGAACCCCAGGACAAACAAAGCAGTTGCGAGCGTTGCGGCGAACAGCACTGCCACTCCAAGCACGCCAGCCGCGCCGGCCTGGCCAAACTGTTCCGGGGAGAAAAGGTAAGCCTCGTTCCCCAGGACAACTTTCGGGAGAAACGGCGCTTGAACCGCCTCAAAGCCGGCGAGGCTACCGCCGGCGACCGCCCCGTCGAAAGGGTGGTGAAGCACTGA
- the ablB gene encoding putative beta-lysine N-acetyltransferase, giving the protein MRACRTNDSRFLSESAPALSGFTIDQTNLRLVIDGYPRVSNPARLAEHWISLAREQGLEKIWLWTFDKDVAEFQASGFVEEGRIPEDSYAKPTVILAHYLRPERGRSEYIAEEDILLRHIQEAPVRPLSPLPEGLRVAHLSPVDSPAISRLMQAVFASYPTPVDDPRYIAGLMEKGCHFAGVFDGEELVSMAAAYPDKRWQRCEITDCATLDGYRGLSLTERLIGRLEPLMLHWMPFRFYTLARARSYGINRTFFKLGYRFCGRLINNCHIAGGYEDMNLWVRLP; this is encoded by the coding sequence ATGCGCGCCTGTCGAACCAACGATTCCCGCTTCCTTTCCGAGAGCGCTCCAGCCCTGTCGGGCTTTACGATAGATCAAACCAACCTACGGCTGGTCATCGACGGCTACCCTCGGGTGAGCAACCCCGCCCGCCTGGCCGAACACTGGATCTCCCTGGCGCGCGAACAGGGCCTCGAAAAAATCTGGCTTTGGACCTTTGACAAGGACGTTGCTGAGTTCCAGGCCTCGGGTTTTGTCGAAGAAGGCCGTATCCCTGAAGATTCCTATGCCAAACCGACGGTCATTCTGGCCCACTATCTCCGGCCGGAACGGGGCCGTTCCGAATATATCGCTGAAGAGGACATACTGCTCCGCCACATCCAGGAGGCGCCTGTCCGCCCGCTGTCCCCATTGCCGGAAGGATTGCGCGTCGCACATCTCTCACCGGTAGACAGCCCCGCCATCAGCAGGCTGATGCAGGCCGTCTTCGCGTCCTATCCAACACCGGTCGACGACCCGCGCTATATTGCCGGGCTCATGGAAAAGGGCTGTCACTTCGCCGGTGTCTTTGACGGCGAAGAACTGGTCAGCATGGCGGCCGCTTACCCCGACAAGCGGTGGCAGCGGTGCGAAATCACCGACTGCGCCACCCTTGACGGTTATCGCGGACTCTCCCTGACAGAGCGGCTGATCGGTCGCCTTGAACCGCTGATGCTTCACTGGATGCCTTTTCGATTCTACACATTGGCCCGCGCTCGCTCCTACGGAATCAACCGGACTTTTTTCAAACTGGGCTACCGCTTCTGTGGACGACTGATCAACAACTGTCATATCGCCGGCGGTTATGAGGATATGAACCTCTGGGTCCGCCTTCCTTAA
- a CDS encoding L-lactate permease has protein sequence MTFSIIPMLMPIAVILLMIIWRRTSVHISGTVGWLLTVLVAFLFFRTGLEASFRASLSGVFLSFPVSLIILGSILQITYMERTGAIRRVVVFLKTLAPTDKAVQIMLLNIGVGTAFVAIGALPTTILPPLLVALGYSPFVSVAMSCLGFDALCSYSLVATPLVIYSDLSGTSLLQAAQIFSMYMPPIATLLSLGMLWLVGGWPLVRKGFAPALITGITSSGIAISISHIPLLSPAVVLTGVIAGLGTVLVMLLYLKLTGQPIRDRSALTAGDLDVEKQMPLLKALSPWLILTAFLVVTNFYPPIHDLLFVQWSLPVEVIPGKPVKTRFFWNAYTWVFVSIFAAMFWLKPSREDLKIIVSRSFHRSWKPALSVVAFYATANVMNYSGLANVDGVWKIVDPAQNNMISILATASAAAFGSIYPSVSAFLGLFGGFLSSSQGSGIAMFTKYNMLTSEKLMIDGFVVNAAASICSGLANAIAPAKVQGSAATVDALGIEYAVIRKSSVIIMGITLVIAIMALMRVYL, from the coding sequence ATGACTTTTTCCATTATCCCCATGCTGATGCCAATTGCCGTGATTCTGCTGATGATCATCTGGAGGCGCACTTCTGTCCATATCAGTGGAACCGTTGGCTGGTTGCTGACGGTTCTGGTTGCCTTCCTTTTCTTCCGTACCGGCCTGGAAGCCTCCTTTCGCGCTAGCCTCTCCGGCGTCTTTCTTTCTTTTCCTGTTTCACTGATTATCCTGGGTTCTATCCTGCAGATCACCTATATGGAGAGAACAGGAGCGATTCGACGCGTCGTGGTGTTTCTGAAGACACTCGCTCCCACTGACAAAGCTGTCCAAATTATGCTGTTGAACATCGGTGTGGGGACAGCTTTCGTCGCCATCGGCGCCTTGCCAACGACCATCCTGCCTCCGCTGCTTGTCGCTCTCGGGTACTCCCCTTTTGTGTCTGTCGCGATGTCCTGCCTCGGTTTTGACGCGCTCTGCTCCTACAGTCTGGTCGCAACGCCGCTGGTCATTTACTCCGACCTCTCCGGCACGTCGTTGCTCCAGGCGGCGCAGATCTTTTCGATGTACATGCCGCCGATCGCCACCCTGCTCAGTCTCGGCATGTTATGGCTCGTTGGAGGCTGGCCGCTTGTTCGCAAAGGGTTCGCGCCCGCTCTCATCACGGGGATCACGAGCAGCGGCATCGCTATCTCCATCAGCCATATCCCGCTCCTCTCGCCGGCGGTCGTCCTGACAGGTGTTATCGCCGGATTAGGCACTGTATTGGTCATGTTGCTGTACCTGAAATTAACGGGCCAACCCATCCGGGATCGCTCCGCGCTTACGGCGGGAGACCTGGATGTCGAGAAACAAATGCCACTGCTCAAGGCTCTGTCTCCATGGCTGATCTTGACGGCCTTCCTCGTGGTGACCAACTTCTATCCCCCGATCCATGACCTCCTATTCGTTCAGTGGTCCTTGCCAGTGGAGGTCATCCCGGGCAAACCGGTCAAGACCCGGTTTTTCTGGAACGCCTATACCTGGGTGTTTGTCAGCATCTTTGCAGCTATGTTTTGGCTGAAGCCCTCTCGCGAAGACCTGAAAATCATCGTGTCTCGTTCTTTTCACCGGTCTTGGAAGCCCGCCCTTTCCGTCGTCGCCTTCTACGCCACCGCTAATGTGATGAACTACTCCGGTCTTGCGAATGTGGATGGTGTCTGGAAAATTGTCGATCCGGCCCAAAACAACATGATCTCCATCCTTGCCACCGCCTCTGCCGCCGCCTTCGGTTCCATTTACCCTTCTGTCAGCGCTTTTCTGGGGCTCTTTGGCGGTTTTCTCAGCAGCAGCCAAGGCTCGGGCATCGCCATGTTCACGAAATATAACATGTTGACATCAGAAAAACTGATGATCGACGGATTCGTCGTCAATGCGGCCGCCTCCATCTGCAGCGGCCTGGCCAACGCCATCGCGCCCGCCAAGGTGCAGGGATCGGCGGCCACCGTCGACGCGTTGGGCATCGAATACGCGGTTATTCGCAAGTCTTCCGTGATCATCATGGGCATCACCCTCGTGATTGCGATCATGGCGTTGATGCGTGTTTATCTTTAA
- a CDS encoding stalk domain-containing protein has translation MKKVLSPTLLLLSLFLGMGMPISANVSIPSAEAAAAISVVSAAPENANSPFNRRVIIEVPSGSLNADAQESAYLRFDSGVTVQRVVYSIPASVGSSPNLFVSGAGLLPQSENGFTLTVTGSGSYGGGMIVLDLEGISANSSVHDVRLRVEAPPGSIFYAGPATLTSPRLVDYAVSTRTAIVNQDRSDTIAFSFAEMEKGAIKTGIGSINLHLPEPLIWDASSLKVTTGKDEIRVADPVLTDGNRTLRIDVQKASTTPSTFELSGLAIRDGSNKLTDPFAFAVTLDGASRPGVERIPMRFAPKKHPPQPPTTSTSERATPKTVFTIGKTEYTAGDKRNPLDYAPFLHNGRAYLPVRAVAEAMGIAPENIHWQSGPDGFRVTLSKGGRQLTLQENSDQLIDSERGPVTMDAQMILTPANRVFLPLRWIAEPFGFDASYDEARRQVILKPAGGQ, from the coding sequence GTGAAAAAAGTATTATCGCCCACTCTGTTGCTGCTTTCGCTATTCCTCGGCATGGGGATGCCAATCTCAGCGAACGTTTCCATCCCTTCTGCGGAAGCGGCGGCTGCCATTTCTGTTGTCAGCGCTGCGCCGGAGAACGCCAATTCACCCTTTAACCGCCGTGTAATTATCGAGGTTCCATCAGGCTCTTTGAACGCCGACGCCCAGGAAAGCGCTTACTTACGTTTTGATTCAGGCGTCACCGTTCAACGGGTCGTCTACAGCATCCCGGCTTCTGTTGGGAGTTCCCCAAATCTTTTTGTTTCCGGCGCCGGACTGCTCCCTCAGTCAGAGAACGGTTTCACCTTAACCGTCACCGGCAGCGGTTCTTATGGCGGCGGTATGATCGTACTCGACTTGGAAGGCATCTCGGCGAACAGTTCCGTTCATGATGTCCGTCTGCGCGTCGAAGCGCCTCCCGGTTCCATCTTTTACGCCGGCCCAGCCACCCTGACCAGCCCCCGCCTCGTTGATTACGCGGTATCCACTCGCACCGCCATCGTAAATCAGGACAGATCAGACACCATCGCCTTTTCTTTTGCTGAAATGGAAAAAGGCGCGATCAAAACCGGAATAGGCAGCATCAATCTCCATCTGCCGGAACCTCTGATCTGGGATGCGTCGTCGCTCAAAGTGACGACAGGCAAGGACGAGATCAGAGTCGCCGACCCGGTTCTTACCGACGGGAATCGCACACTGCGCATCGACGTTCAAAAAGCTTCGACGACTCCTTCGACCTTCGAACTGAGCGGCCTCGCGATCCGCGACGGCAGCAACAAGTTAACCGATCCCTTTGCTTTTGCCGTTACACTCGACGGCGCGAGCCGCCCCGGTGTTGAGCGGATCCCCATGCGCTTTGCGCCGAAGAAACATCCGCCCCAACCACCAACGACATCCACGTCGGAAAGGGCAACCCCCAAGACCGTTTTTACGATCGGGAAAACAGAGTACACCGCCGGAGACAAGCGCAACCCCTTGGATTATGCGCCCTTTCTGCACAACGGCAGAGCCTACCTGCCTGTCCGCGCCGTCGCCGAGGCGATGGGCATCGCTCCGGAAAATATCCACTGGCAGAGCGGTCCTGACGGTTTCCGGGTCACCTTATCCAAAGGGGGCAGACAACTTACCCTGCAAGAAAACAGCGACCAACTCATCGACAGCGAGCGAGGCCCTGTCACCATGGACGCGCAAATGATTCTGACGCCTGCCAACAGGGTCTTCCTCCCGCTCCGCTGGATTGCAGAGCCCTTCGGGTTCGACGCTTCCTATGACGAGGCTCGCCGGCAGGTTATCCTTAAGCCGGCTGGCGGCCAGTAA
- a CDS encoding DUF3006 domain-containing protein, which produces MALIIDRFEGRLAVVEMDGDGTIDIPKNELPVEAKEGDVIRLINGRYEIDLAETDRRRAEANKLTEDFWS; this is translated from the coding sequence TTGGCGCTCATTATTGATCGATTTGAAGGCCGACTCGCCGTTGTCGAGATGGATGGAGACGGTACCATTGACATCCCCAAAAACGAACTCCCTGTTGAGGCAAAGGAAGGGGATGTGATCCGGCTCATTAATGGCAGATACGAGATTGATCTGGCGGAGACCGACCGCCGCCGCGCGGAAGCGAACAAGCTGACGGAAGATTTTTGGTCATAA